The Halorussus limi genome includes a region encoding these proteins:
- a CDS encoding SHOCT domain-containing protein, with protein MAWVFVDRKLLSQTRSYGSNSGATANKQKALDTLKQQYAVGEIDEAEFERRLETLLENESIADVENRTDVNSDTASETQPIEEGTTKQGPHHRQTCHRRGKHHRGRH; from the coding sequence ATGGCGTGGGTGTTTGTAGACCGCAAACTACTAAGTCAGACAAGAAGTTACGGATCGAATTCGGGTGCTACGGCTAATAAACAAAAGGCTCTGGATACGCTCAAACAGCAGTACGCTGTCGGTGAAATCGATGAAGCGGAGTTCGAACGTCGATTAGAGACGTTGCTAGAGAATGAGTCGATAGCGGACGTAGAAAACCGAACTGACGTCAATTCCGATACGGCGAGCGAGACCCAACCGATTGAGGAGGGAACCACGAAACAGGGCCCCCATCACCGTCAAACGTGCCATCGTCGCGGGAAGCACCATCGTGGACGACACTGA